The following proteins are encoded in a genomic region of Xanthomonas cassavae CFBP 4642:
- a CDS encoding DUF4189 domain-containing protein: protein MKAIYTVSLFFSLMAASPAFAQTACPVGVAPGSPQCGPDSGTSRGDMPMPPPRPTGEWIKTWGAIATSQSTGEAGTSIAKLTEGDARKSAINQCALGGASDCKVHLVYRNQCAAFATSHSDTYFQAAESKEVAVQLAKKNCEMGETGSCKVMYSDCTDPIFRRY, encoded by the coding sequence ATGAAAGCGATCTATACAGTTTCTTTGTTTTTTTCACTAATGGCGGCGAGTCCCGCTTTCGCTCAAACGGCCTGCCCTGTTGGGGTCGCTCCTGGAAGTCCGCAGTGCGGGCCTGATTCCGGTACGTCTAGGGGAGATATGCCGATGCCTCCTCCTAGGCCGACAGGGGAATGGATTAAGACATGGGGGGCCATTGCTACGTCTCAATCGACAGGTGAAGCTGGAACGTCAATTGCTAAGCTCACTGAGGGCGATGCTAGAAAATCTGCCATAAATCAGTGTGCATTGGGCGGTGCATCTGACTGCAAAGTCCACTTGGTTTATAGGAATCAGTGTGCTGCGTTCGCAACCTCTCATTCTGATACTTATTTTCAAGCGGCCGAGAGTAAGGAGGTGGCGGTCCAGTTAGCAAAGAAGAACTGCGAAATGGGTGAAACCGGTTCTTGTAAGGTAATGTATTCAGATTGTACTGATCCCATTTTTAGAAGATATTGA
- a CDS encoding glycoside hydrolase family 97 protein, with protein sequence MPLSSCRARSTLGARWIARQLLLACIASVAPMLHAEVTTIEVASPGKILQVSLELDGGTPYYRVQRLGQPVLQRSGLGFNLRDGRLDRGLVVLSQARQSHDDTWEQPWGETRLVRNHYNELRVRLGERDGAQRSFEVVFRVYDDGLGLRYHFPEQAGLREAIIDDELTEFAIAPHADAWWIPAGEPIHYEYLYNRTPLNQLALAHTPLTLRTDSGLHIALHEAALVDYAGMWLRRTDDQRLRAQLSPAAEGWKVRRTLPFDTPWRTLQIADQATGLVESNLILNLNEPNALGNVDWVKPSKYVGVWWSMHLNQQTWATGPKHAATTATTRRYIDFAAAHGFRGVLVEGWNPGWDGEWFSNGGSFGFTKPTPDFDLPALSKYAAGKGVHLIGHHETGCAVDHYEDQIAEAMALYARFGVDSVKTGYVCDDGQVERRNPGGGAPLREWHDGQWMARHHLRVVREAAERHIAVNAHEPIKDTGLRRTYPNWISREGARGMEYNAWGQPPNPPEHEVNLVFTRLLAGPMDYTPGIVSLKGRNGQAIPSTLARQLALYVTLYSPIQMAADLPEHYLQHRDAFRFIEDVAVDWDQTRALNGEVGDYVTIARKDRHSREWFLGSITDEHGRLLQVPLGFLEPGVRYTAQIYRDGDGADYVSNPFAFVREERQVSSSDTLELRLAPGGGQAIRFVPMGGAR encoded by the coding sequence ATGCCGCTGTCTTCATGTCGAGCACGCTCGACGCTGGGCGCGCGCTGGATCGCGCGCCAGCTGTTGCTCGCCTGCATCGCGAGCGTGGCGCCCATGCTGCATGCCGAGGTCACCACGATCGAAGTCGCCTCGCCCGGCAAGATCCTGCAGGTGAGCCTGGAGCTGGATGGCGGCACGCCGTACTACCGCGTGCAACGCCTGGGCCAGCCGGTGCTGCAGCGTTCAGGGCTGGGTTTCAATCTGCGCGATGGGCGCCTGGACCGCGGACTGGTGGTGCTGTCGCAGGCACGCCAGAGTCATGACGACACCTGGGAGCAGCCGTGGGGCGAGACCCGCCTGGTCCGCAACCACTACAACGAATTGCGTGTTCGCCTGGGTGAGCGTGACGGTGCGCAGCGCAGCTTCGAGGTGGTCTTCCGCGTCTACGACGACGGGCTGGGCCTGCGCTATCACTTTCCCGAACAAGCCGGCCTGCGCGAAGCGATCATCGACGACGAACTCACCGAATTTGCCATTGCCCCACACGCCGATGCATGGTGGATTCCAGCGGGCGAGCCGATCCATTACGAGTATCTCTACAACCGCACGCCACTGAATCAACTCGCCCTGGCGCACACGCCGCTCACGCTACGTACCGACAGCGGGCTACATATCGCGCTGCACGAAGCGGCGCTGGTGGATTATGCCGGCATGTGGCTGCGCCGCACCGACGACCAGCGCCTGCGCGCGCAATTGTCGCCGGCGGCCGAAGGCTGGAAGGTCCGTCGCACCCTGCCCTTCGATACACCGTGGCGCACGCTGCAGATTGCCGATCAGGCCACCGGCCTGGTGGAATCGAACCTGATCCTCAACCTCAACGAGCCCAATGCGCTGGGCAATGTGGACTGGGTCAAGCCGTCCAAGTATGTCGGGGTGTGGTGGTCGATGCATCTCAACCAGCAGACCTGGGCCACCGGCCCCAAGCACGCGGCAACCACGGCCACAACCCGGCGCTACATCGATTTTGCCGCTGCGCACGGCTTTCGCGGCGTGCTGGTGGAAGGCTGGAATCCGGGCTGGGACGGCGAATGGTTCAGCAATGGCGGCAGCTTCGGCTTCACCAAACCTACGCCGGATTTCGATCTGCCCGCATTGAGCAAGTACGCCGCCGGCAAGGGCGTGCATCTGATCGGCCATCATGAGACGGGGTGCGCAGTGGACCATTACGAAGACCAGATCGCCGAAGCGATGGCCCTCTATGCACGTTTTGGCGTGGACTCGGTCAAGACCGGCTATGTCTGCGACGACGGCCAGGTGGAGCGACGCAATCCGGGCGGCGGCGCGCCGCTGCGCGAGTGGCACGACGGCCAATGGATGGCACGCCACCACCTGCGTGTGGTGCGCGAGGCAGCGGAGCGGCATATCGCAGTCAACGCACATGAGCCGATCAAGGACACCGGCCTGCGCCGCACCTATCCCAACTGGATTTCGCGCGAAGGCGCGCGCGGCATGGAATACAACGCCTGGGGCCAGCCACCCAACCCGCCCGAGCATGAGGTCAATCTGGTGTTTACGCGACTATTGGCCGGGCCGATGGATTACACGCCGGGCATCGTGAGCCTGAAAGGTCGCAACGGCCAGGCGATTCCCAGCACGCTCGCCCGCCAGCTCGCGCTCTACGTAACGCTGTACAGCCCGATCCAGATGGCTGCCGACCTGCCCGAGCACTATTTGCAGCACCGCGATGCGTTCCGCTTCATCGAAGACGTGGCGGTGGACTGGGACCAGACCCGCGCGTTGAATGGCGAGGTGGGTGACTACGTCACCATCGCGCGCAAGGACCGGCACAGCCGCGAGTGGTTCCTGGGCAGCATCACCGACGAACACGGTCGTCTGCTGCAGGTGCCGCTGGGCTTCCTGGAGCCCGGCGTGCGCTATACCGCGCAGATCTATCGCGATGGCGATGGCGCCGACTATGTGAGCAACCCGTTCGCCTTCGTGCGCGAAGAGCGTCAGGTCAGCAGCAGCGATACCCTGGAGCTGCGGCTGGCACCGGGCGGCGGGCAGGCGATCCGCTTCGTGCCGATGGGTGGCGCACGTTGA
- a CDS encoding TonB-dependent receptor, whose amino-acid sequence MLKHKRSALSIALAVAMAPTLAAAQSAMPAQTTTTAQAASEPAAGEVTELDKVQVTGLRRAIEGAISVKRDSTSIVEAISAEDIGRLPDVSIAESLARLPGLAAQRVAGRAQVISVRGLSPDFSTTLLNGREVVSTGDNRSVEFDQYPSELVSGVTVYKTPDAGLVGQGLSGTVDMQTARPLSYNERVIAIGGRYQRNSLGKAANVDPYGNRFNVSYIDQFADRTIGLTIGYAHTDMPIQENQVGLYEPWQTVNAQRQRPGVADGVYFSDGIKALRRTGNQKRDGVMATLQYRPSNAWTSTLDAFHTEAEQIDTANQFELNLSNYNGGYTPGLNITDVRVNDNGSFIGGTASGVYPLVRGMYNKREDKIDAFGWNNEISAGAVKIIADLNYSKATRDELNLENNLQRAPMPQLDTVGVSVVGTGFSQLAPGMNYSNPDELFLTNTIYGSGYGKVPRVGDVLKGARLQASLPMPEALSWFSDLDVGVNYANREKQKTQPEGNITLGAQGEATVAADLQYAPVNLGFAGLGSLPAWNVPATVSRYMLFNPSDNASFLVSKAWTVEEKITTAWLRANINTEWGEVGVRGNIGVQLQSADQSSQANYWDASQPAGSEVRPIDDGKKYRDWLPSLNLAFQFPYEQTLRFAMAKQVARPRVDQLRASLEFGVDTSTGRPGASGGNPMLDPWRANALDISYEKYFADRAYVAAAFFYKDLKSYIYTQSRDNYDFSALVAGYVPPPGSAPVLTTGTFSAPFNGKGGTLRGVELTASLPLDLLFAPLEGFGIQASATFNDSDVKIRDPESASSVGDGEISLPGLSERVYNLTAYYEHKGFEARVSQRRRSDFIGEIGNFNGNRTLRYVVGENITDAQISYNFSEGSSLSGLTLLLQASNLSNSPYRTYAESKDRPLEYIEWGRTFVLGANYKF is encoded by the coding sequence ATGTTGAAGCACAAGCGCTCCGCGCTGAGTATCGCCCTGGCCGTTGCCATGGCACCGACGTTGGCAGCCGCGCAATCGGCAATGCCTGCGCAAACCACCACCACCGCACAGGCCGCGTCCGAGCCGGCCGCCGGCGAGGTCACCGAGCTGGACAAGGTCCAGGTCACCGGCCTGCGCCGCGCGATCGAAGGCGCCATTTCGGTCAAGCGTGATTCCACCTCGATCGTGGAAGCCATTTCCGCCGAAGACATCGGCCGCCTGCCGGACGTGAGCATCGCCGAATCGCTGGCACGCCTGCCCGGCTTGGCTGCGCAGCGCGTGGCCGGCCGCGCGCAGGTGATCAGCGTGCGCGGCCTGTCGCCAGACTTCTCCACCACCCTGCTCAATGGCCGCGAAGTGGTCAGCACCGGCGACAACCGCAGCGTGGAATTCGACCAATATCCGTCCGAACTGGTCAGCGGCGTCACCGTCTACAAGACGCCCGATGCCGGCCTGGTCGGACAGGGCCTGTCGGGCACGGTGGACATGCAGACCGCACGCCCGCTCAGCTACAACGAGCGCGTGATTGCCATCGGCGGCCGCTACCAGCGCAATTCGCTGGGCAAGGCGGCCAATGTCGACCCCTATGGCAACCGCTTCAACGTCAGCTACATCGACCAGTTCGCCGACCGCACCATCGGCCTGACCATCGGCTACGCGCATACCGACATGCCGATCCAGGAAAACCAGGTGGGCTTGTACGAACCCTGGCAGACGGTCAACGCACAGCGCCAACGCCCGGGCGTTGCCGACGGCGTGTATTTCTCCGATGGCATCAAGGCCTTGCGCCGCACCGGCAACCAGAAGCGCGACGGTGTCATGGCCACGCTGCAGTACCGCCCGTCCAACGCCTGGACCAGCACGCTCGACGCCTTCCACACCGAAGCCGAGCAGATCGATACCGCCAACCAGTTCGAGCTCAACCTGAGCAACTACAACGGTGGCTACACGCCGGGCCTGAACATCACCGATGTGCGGGTCAACGACAACGGCAGCTTCATCGGCGGCACCGCCAGTGGCGTCTATCCGCTGGTGCGCGGCATGTACAACAAGCGCGAAGACAAGATCGACGCCTTCGGCTGGAACAACGAAATTTCGGCCGGCGCCGTCAAGATCATCGCCGATCTGAACTACTCCAAGGCCACCCGCGACGAGTTGAACCTGGAGAACAATCTCCAGCGCGCTCCCATGCCGCAGCTGGATACGGTGGGCGTGTCGGTCGTCGGCACTGGCTTCTCGCAGCTTGCGCCGGGCATGAATTATTCCAATCCGGACGAGCTGTTCCTCACCAACACCATCTACGGCTCCGGCTACGGCAAGGTGCCGCGCGTGGGAGACGTGCTGAAGGGCGCGCGCCTGCAGGCCAGCCTCCCCATGCCCGAAGCACTGAGCTGGTTTTCCGATCTGGACGTGGGCGTCAACTACGCCAATCGCGAAAAGCAGAAGACCCAGCCGGAAGGCAACATCACGCTGGGCGCACAGGGCGAAGCCACGGTGGCGGCGGACCTGCAATACGCCCCGGTCAATCTCGGCTTTGCCGGCCTCGGCTCCCTGCCTGCCTGGAATGTGCCGGCCACCGTGTCGCGCTACATGCTGTTCAACCCCAGCGACAACGCCTCGTTCCTGGTCTCCAAGGCCTGGACGGTCGAAGAAAAGATCACCACCGCATGGCTGCGCGCCAATATCAATACCGAATGGGGCGAAGTGGGCGTGCGCGGCAACATTGGCGTGCAACTGCAGAGTGCCGACCAGTCCTCGCAAGCCAATTACTGGGATGCCTCGCAGCCGGCCGGCAGCGAAGTGCGTCCCATCGACGATGGCAAGAAATATCGCGACTGGCTGCCCAGCCTGAATTTGGCGTTCCAGTTCCCGTACGAGCAGACGCTACGGTTTGCGATGGCCAAGCAGGTGGCGCGCCCGCGCGTGGACCAGCTCCGCGCCTCGCTGGAGTTCGGCGTGGACACCTCCACCGGCCGCCCCGGCGCCAGTGGCGGCAACCCCATGCTCGACCCGTGGCGTGCCAACGCCCTGGACATCTCCTATGAGAAGTACTTCGCCGACCGCGCCTACGTGGCGGCGGCGTTCTTCTACAAGGATCTCAAGAGCTATATCTACACCCAGAGCCGCGACAACTACGATTTCTCGGCGCTGGTCGCCGGCTACGTGCCGCCGCCGGGCTCCGCACCGGTCCTGACCACCGGCACCTTCAGCGCACCGTTCAACGGCAAGGGCGGCACGCTGCGCGGCGTCGAACTCACCGCCTCGTTGCCGCTGGACCTGCTGTTCGCCCCGTTGGAAGGCTTTGGCATCCAGGCCAGCGCCACCTTCAACGACAGCGACGTCAAGATTCGCGACCCGGAAAGCGCCTCCAGCGTGGGCGATGGCGAAATCAGCCTGCCCGGCCTGTCCGAACGCGTCTACAACCTCACCGCCTACTACGAGCACAAGGGCTTCGAGGCACGCGTGAGCCAACGCCGCCGCTCGGACTTCATCGGCGAGATCGGCAACTTCAACGGCAACCGCACCTTGCGCTACGTAGTCGGCGAGAACATCACCGACGCCCAGATCAGCTACAACTTCAGCGAAGGAAGCAGCCTGTCCGGCCTGACCCTGCTGCTGCAGGCCAGCAACCTCAGCAACTCGCCGTATCGCACCTATGCAGAGTCCAAGGATCGCCCGCTCGAATACATCGAATGGGGCCGCACCTTCGTGCTGGGCGCGAACTACAAGTTCTGA
- a CDS encoding alpha-glucosidase gives MLKTPWWRGAVIYQIYPRSFLDSNGDGVGDLPGIIAKLDYIAGLGVDAIWISPFFKSPMADFGYDIADYRAVDPLFGTLEDFDRLLDKAHALGLKVMIDQVLSHTSIEHAWFQESRQDKTNAKADWYVWADPREDGTPPNNWLSLFGGVAWQWEPRREQYYLHNFLVDQPDLNFHNADVQQATLDNVRFWLDRGVDGFRLDAINFCFHDAQLRDNPAKPADKRVGRGFSADNPYAYQYHYFNNTQPENLPFLERLGALLDHYPTAVSLGEISSEDSLATTAEYTAKGRLHMGYSFELLVQDYSAAYIRETVSRLEATMLEGWPCWAISNHDVVRAVTRWGGEDASPAFAPMVVALLCSLRGSVCLYQGEELGLGEADVAFEDLQDPYGITFWPTFKGRDGCRTPMPWTDAPSAGFTSGKPWLPLAEPHRLVAVSVQQGDAQSVLSAVRAFLAWRKRMPALCEGTITFYDTAEPVLMFRREHAGQVMLLAFNLSSDVAELALPADVWEQIDVPGVARGVIEDGRVSLPGHAVVCATSEG, from the coding sequence ATGTTGAAGACACCATGGTGGCGCGGGGCCGTCATCTATCAGATCTATCCGCGTAGTTTTCTGGATTCCAACGGCGATGGGGTGGGCGATCTGCCCGGCATCATCGCCAAGCTCGACTACATCGCCGGGTTGGGCGTGGATGCGATCTGGATCTCGCCGTTCTTCAAGTCGCCGATGGCCGATTTCGGCTACGACATCGCCGACTATCGGGCGGTGGATCCGCTGTTCGGCACGCTGGAGGATTTCGATCGCCTGCTCGACAAGGCGCATGCGCTCGGGCTGAAGGTGATGATCGACCAGGTGCTGAGCCACACCTCGATCGAACATGCGTGGTTCCAGGAAAGCCGGCAGGACAAGACCAACGCGAAGGCGGACTGGTACGTCTGGGCCGATCCGCGCGAGGACGGCACGCCGCCCAATAATTGGCTATCGCTCTTCGGCGGTGTGGCGTGGCAGTGGGAGCCGCGGCGCGAGCAGTACTACCTGCATAACTTTCTGGTGGATCAGCCGGATCTCAATTTCCACAACGCCGATGTGCAGCAGGCGACCCTGGACAATGTGCGGTTCTGGCTGGATCGCGGGGTGGATGGCTTCCGCCTGGATGCGATCAACTTCTGCTTCCACGATGCGCAGCTGCGCGACAACCCGGCCAAGCCGGCGGACAAGCGGGTGGGGCGTGGCTTCAGTGCGGACAATCCGTACGCTTACCAATACCACTACTTCAACAACACGCAGCCGGAGAATCTGCCGTTCCTGGAGCGCCTGGGCGCGTTGCTCGATCACTACCCGACTGCGGTGAGCCTGGGCGAGATTTCTTCGGAAGATTCGTTGGCGACCACGGCCGAGTACACCGCCAAGGGCCGTCTGCACATGGGCTACAGCTTCGAGCTGTTGGTGCAGGATTATAGCGCTGCCTATATCCGCGAGACGGTCAGCCGGCTCGAGGCGACCATGCTGGAAGGCTGGCCGTGCTGGGCGATTTCCAATCACGACGTGGTGCGTGCGGTGACGCGTTGGGGCGGCGAAGATGCGTCGCCCGCATTTGCGCCGATGGTGGTGGCGCTGCTGTGTTCGTTGCGTGGTTCGGTCTGCCTGTACCAAGGCGAGGAGCTTGGGCTGGGCGAGGCGGATGTAGCGTTCGAGGATCTGCAGGATCCATATGGCATCACGTTCTGGCCAACCTTCAAGGGGCGCGATGGGTGCCGCACGCCGATGCCGTGGACCGATGCGCCGTCGGCGGGTTTCACCAGTGGCAAGCCGTGGCTGCCGCTGGCCGAGCCGCATCGCCTGGTAGCGGTAAGTGTGCAGCAGGGCGATGCGCAGTCGGTGTTGAGCGCGGTGCGTGCGTTTCTTGCCTGGCGCAAGCGCATGCCGGCCCTGTGCGAAGGAACGATCACGTTCTACGACACCGCCGAGCCGGTGCTGATGTTCCGGCGTGAGCATGCAGGCCAGGTCATGCTGTTGGCCTTCAATTTGTCGTCCGACGTTGCCGAGCTTGCGCTGCCTGCAGATGTATGGGAACAGATCGATGTCCCGGGGGTGGCGCGGGGCGTGATCGAGGATGGACGCGTGAGCTTGCCTGGGCACGCGGTGGTATGCGCCACGAGCGAGGGCTGA
- a CDS encoding Six-hairpin glycosidase-like protein, protein MLKMICMAATLGVAASSPALADELEFQGRRAQAQALDDGGFVLRWPQGERRIAAQPMRTHTASPMFDALFALAQQEMADDRVEAIRDPAFNAGKPVPCTCFETGERWPYVWTRDVSFAADLALARLEPQRTRNSLRFKLSTARDGRTPGLFVAQDTGSGGSWPISSDRVVWFLAARGLLDDQPFADEVWQALQATLAQDRDAVFDAQIGLYRGETSFLDWREQTYPDWTREDVRFIAESFALSTNVLHYQALRLAEQMARQRGDARAAQYAQWADALQQAIDARFWEASRQQYVSYLGNAAHPARYAKVDLLGVSLGVLAEVFPVERARLALRNYPVVAGGSPVVWPQEAAQPIYHNRAVWPFVSAYALRASRALDDAPRIALELQSLMRGSALAGSNMENYDMQRLAVHVEEGARSGPVVNSPRQLWSVAGYLSTVLEGVFGLSADGSVTPKLPRSLVPLLFGARQQIVLEQGTRRYVLQRPADDQGELLVAGRVEQQGQTTQVQLVGRKADMAAPPQPAQVFAPATPTPPEAQQHANRYRVAIPAGMTLYMDGRALDAAEHYALPDDGLQHVVSLTRRVDGLESLHSASLTLGPSQTLPGSQTWAWQAASTGRHRVSLRYRNANGPINTGVTAAVKRLVLDCPGRPPQSQAIVMPHSVGEQLSTQVRFDAVAGQACVFRLEDGFNMSALAHFAQYTGGRGGRDGMVNTAQVSALVVGPATDAEAAP, encoded by the coding sequence ATGCTGAAGATGATCTGCATGGCTGCAACGCTGGGCGTTGCGGCAAGCTCGCCGGCATTGGCCGATGAGCTGGAATTTCAGGGGCGCCGCGCACAGGCGCAGGCGCTGGACGATGGCGGTTTCGTGTTGCGATGGCCGCAGGGCGAGCGCCGCATTGCGGCGCAGCCGATGCGTACGCACACCGCCAGCCCGATGTTCGATGCCTTGTTCGCGCTGGCGCAGCAGGAGATGGCCGACGACCGCGTCGAGGCGATCCGCGATCCGGCCTTCAACGCCGGCAAGCCAGTGCCGTGCACCTGCTTCGAAACCGGCGAGCGCTGGCCATACGTGTGGACGCGCGATGTCAGTTTCGCCGCCGATCTGGCGCTGGCGCGGCTGGAACCGCAGCGCACACGCAACTCCCTGCGCTTCAAGCTCTCCACTGCGCGCGATGGCCGCACGCCCGGCCTGTTCGTGGCGCAGGACACCGGCTCTGGTGGCAGCTGGCCGATCAGCAGCGACCGGGTGGTGTGGTTCCTGGCCGCGCGCGGTCTGCTGGACGACCAGCCGTTTGCCGACGAGGTGTGGCAGGCGCTGCAGGCCACGCTCGCGCAGGATCGCGATGCGGTGTTCGATGCACAGATCGGCCTCTACCGCGGCGAGACATCGTTTCTGGACTGGCGCGAGCAGACCTATCCGGACTGGACCCGCGAGGACGTGCGTTTCATCGCCGAGTCCTTTGCGCTGTCGACCAACGTGTTGCATTACCAGGCGCTGCGCCTGGCCGAACAGATGGCGCGCCAGCGCGGCGATGCGCGTGCCGCGCAGTACGCGCAATGGGCCGACGCGTTGCAGCAGGCGATCGATGCGCGCTTCTGGGAGGCATCCCGCCAGCAATATGTGAGCTACCTGGGCAATGCCGCGCATCCGGCGCGCTATGCCAAGGTCGATCTGCTTGGGGTGTCGCTGGGCGTGCTGGCCGAGGTGTTCCCGGTGGAACGCGCACGCCTGGCGCTGCGCAATTACCCGGTAGTGGCCGGCGGCAGCCCGGTGGTGTGGCCACAGGAAGCCGCACAGCCGATCTACCACAACCGCGCCGTCTGGCCGTTCGTCAGCGCCTATGCCTTGCGCGCATCGCGTGCACTGGACGATGCGCCGCGCATCGCGCTGGAGTTGCAGTCGTTGATGCGCGGCAGCGCGCTGGCCGGCTCCAACATGGAAAACTACGACATGCAGCGCCTGGCGGTGCACGTTGAAGAGGGCGCGCGCAGCGGCCCGGTGGTGAATTCCCCGCGCCAGCTGTGGTCGGTGGCGGGGTATCTATCGACGGTGCTGGAAGGCGTGTTTGGCCTGTCCGCCGATGGCAGCGTCACCCCGAAGTTGCCGCGCAGCCTGGTGCCGCTGTTGTTCGGTGCACGCCAACAGATCGTGCTGGAGCAGGGCACGCGCCGGTATGTGCTGCAGCGTCCGGCCGACGACCAGGGCGAGTTGCTGGTGGCCGGGCGTGTCGAGCAACAGGGCCAGACCACGCAGGTGCAGCTGGTCGGGCGCAAGGCCGACATGGCGGCGCCGCCGCAACCGGCGCAGGTGTTTGCGCCGGCAACGCCGACGCCGCCCGAGGCGCAGCAGCACGCCAATCGGTATCGGGTTGCGATTCCGGCCGGCATGACGCTGTACATGGACGGCCGGGCCCTGGATGCCGCCGAGCACTACGCATTGCCCGACGATGGGCTGCAGCATGTGGTCAGCCTCACCCGACGCGTGGATGGCCTGGAGTCGCTGCACAGTGCGTCGCTGACGCTTGGCCCATCGCAGACCTTGCCCGGCAGCCAGACCTGGGCATGGCAAGCCGCTTCCACGGGGCGGCATCGCGTGTCGCTGCGGTATCGCAACGCCAATGGCCCGATCAATACCGGCGTCACTGCTGCGGTGAAGCGGCTGGTGCTGGATTGCCCGGGCAGGCCGCCGCAATCGCAGGCGATCGTGATGCCGCATAGCGTGGGCGAGCAGTTGTCCACACAGGTGCGCTTCGATGCCGTGGCAGGGCAGGCCTGCGTGTTTCGTTTGGAAGACGGCTTCAACATGAGCGCCCTGGCGCATTTTGCCCAGTACACCGGTGGCCGTGGCGGCCGCGATGGCATGGTCAATACGGCGCAGGTCAGTGCATTGGTGGTCGGGCCGGCGACCGACGCGGAGGCCGCGCCATGA
- a CDS encoding peptidoglycan-binding domain-containing protein: MTESNGGDLSITNRQGYVGRYQAGAGWLADAGYVDSAKLNAAMRDSGYDPEKVRGAEWKWATSGGMTRFLEDSSNWKNGLSLDKYKASAELQDGAFKINSDKSYRQAVREGILESDDSPAKVAGFLKARHISGYGGARAAISGGREFSDSNGTSNYDYMHDITRNRDGLDQYMQPGRAHGTRAGGITADHSASILREKESGESVKQLQSQLAQLGAVGRDGKPLQADGDFGGITKFAVEQFQRAHGLQVDGVVGQQTQAALAKALSQQATKHAEQSNAQGVPSPATSAPLLSDTRHPDNGMFVGTVGKLEALGERGGFSNRKELEQAAGQIVFEAKVSGLQRIDNVVPNKSGDGFFAVQGEMTDPAMQRVFVDRNQAQNQPLEHSSRQAAEESQRQVQQNAHQAQQHAETRSGPSL, from the coding sequence ATGACCGAGAGCAATGGCGGCGACCTCTCGATCACCAATAGACAGGGATACGTGGGTCGCTATCAAGCCGGAGCTGGTTGGCTCGCCGATGCAGGATATGTGGACAGTGCAAAGCTCAACGCCGCGATGCGGGACTCTGGTTACGATCCAGAGAAGGTGCGGGGTGCTGAATGGAAGTGGGCCACCAGTGGTGGAATGACGCGCTTTCTGGAAGACTCTTCAAACTGGAAAAATGGACTGAGTCTTGACAAATACAAAGCTTCTGCCGAGCTCCAGGATGGCGCGTTCAAGATAAATAGCGATAAGTCGTATCGCCAAGCTGTCCGTGAAGGAATATTGGAGAGTGATGACAGCCCAGCCAAAGTCGCCGGATTTCTGAAGGCTCGCCATATTTCCGGTTACGGTGGCGCCCGCGCTGCCATCAGTGGTGGACGCGAATTCAGCGACAGCAACGGCACCAGTAACTATGACTACATGCACGATATCACGCGTAATCGTGATGGTTTAGACCAATATATGCAGCCCGGCCGCGCCCATGGAACGCGTGCAGGTGGCATCACAGCTGATCACTCGGCTTCGATTCTCCGCGAGAAAGAAAGCGGTGAATCCGTGAAGCAGTTGCAAAGCCAACTGGCCCAGCTCGGCGCCGTCGGCCGCGATGGCAAGCCGCTGCAGGCCGATGGCGATTTCGGCGGCATTACCAAGTTTGCGGTGGAGCAATTCCAGCGCGCACATGGCCTGCAAGTCGATGGCGTGGTGGGGCAGCAAACGCAGGCGGCACTCGCGAAAGCATTGTCGCAGCAGGCGACCAAACATGCCGAGCAGAGCAATGCCCAGGGTGTTCCTTCACCTGCCACATCTGCTCCGTTGCTTTCCGATACTCGCCACCCCGACAATGGCATGTTCGTCGGTACGGTAGGCAAGCTGGAGGCCTTGGGCGAGCGCGGTGGATTTTCCAACCGCAAGGAGCTGGAGCAGGCGGCCGGGCAGATCGTGTTCGAGGCCAAGGTGAGTGGTCTGCAGCGTATCGACAATGTGGTACCGAACAAGAGCGGCGACGGCTTCTTCGCGGTACAGGGTGAGATGACCGACCCGGCGATGCAGCGTGTGTTCGTGGATCGTAATCAGGCGCAGAACCAGCCGTTGGAACACAGCAGCCGCCAAGCGGCCGAAGAAAGCCAGCGTCAAGTCCAACAAAATGCGCACCAGGCGCAGCAACACGCCGAGACGCGCAGCGGCCCCAGCCTGTAA